Proteins from a genomic interval of Natronorubrum sediminis:
- a CDS encoding LLM class flavin-dependent oxidoreductase, with amino-acid sequence MTEFGFVLPDEFSHVPLDQTLEFARRADEAGLHSVWKQEASGTNGVATLAAISQCTSTVRIGTGVASVFSRSPSLLGMSAATLQGLSNGRALLGIGVSSPPLVERWHGCEFDHPLRRLRETIEIVRQVTAGGTVEYHGEVFDVGPYTMALETNEDVPVFNAAIGDANRALTGEFADGWLPAFLPRSTFSAFVDDVRESARTAGRDPDEITVAPWIPTAIDDDPDRAERRVRYLLAQEMAMGYNEQLDEHGFGDAPDRAHDLFRDGDREAAVAAISDQMVDELTVSGTESDVRDQFDRYAHGGADLIIAMPSMEASVPELETVVDVLGELSDST; translated from the coding sequence ATGACCGAATTCGGCTTCGTTCTTCCAGACGAGTTCTCGCACGTTCCACTCGACCAGACCCTCGAGTTCGCCCGCCGAGCCGACGAGGCGGGACTCCACTCGGTCTGGAAACAGGAAGCCTCGGGCACGAACGGAGTCGCCACGCTCGCGGCCATCTCTCAGTGTACGTCTACCGTTCGGATCGGGACCGGCGTGGCGAGCGTCTTCTCTCGGAGTCCGTCACTGCTCGGAATGAGTGCGGCGACGCTTCAGGGACTCTCGAACGGGCGCGCACTGCTCGGCATCGGCGTGAGTTCTCCGCCGCTCGTCGAGCGCTGGCACGGGTGCGAGTTCGACCACCCGCTCAGACGACTCCGCGAAACGATCGAAATCGTCCGCCAGGTGACCGCCGGTGGAACGGTCGAGTACCACGGCGAGGTGTTCGACGTCGGACCGTACACGATGGCGCTCGAGACGAACGAAGACGTCCCCGTGTTCAACGCCGCGATCGGCGACGCGAACCGCGCGCTCACGGGGGAGTTCGCGGACGGATGGCTGCCGGCGTTCCTCCCTCGATCCACGTTTTCGGCGTTTGTCGACGACGTTCGAGAGAGCGCGCGAACCGCCGGACGAGACCCCGACGAGATCACCGTCGCGCCGTGGATTCCGACTGCAATCGACGACGACCCAGACCGTGCCGAACGCCGCGTCCGATACCTCCTCGCACAGGAAATGGCGATGGGGTACAACGAGCAACTCGACGAACACGGATTCGGAGACGCGCCGGACAGAGCACACGACCTGTTTCGCGACGGAGACCGTGAGGCAGCGGTTGCCGCGATCTCTGATCAGATGGTCGACGAACTGACCGTCTCTGGAACCGAATCCGACGTGCGAGACCAGTTCGACCGGTACGCTCACGGCGGCGCCGACCTCATCATCGCGATGCCCTCGATGGAAGCTTCGGTTCCCGAGTTGGAGACGGTCGTCGACGTCTTGGGTGAACTCAGCGACTCGACGTGA
- a CDS encoding enoyl-CoA hydratase/isomerase family protein: protein MSTEYETIELAVSDDGRATVTLDRPDSLNALDDRMAEELLDALETLREESARVLVLRGRDGNFCAGADIGTSPETTAPHEQTRRFRRLRRLFDRLESFPLPTVAAIEGYCLGGGCELACCCDTRIATADATIGVPEITLGVIPACGGTQRLSRLVGLSRARDMILRGKHYDAATMHSYGFLHEVGGDRSFEVLLKDVVEEYLARPPVAIEFAKRVVNKGYESPLDAGLEMEALATGVLFGTEDAEEGLDAFRTNRTPEFRGE, encoded by the coding sequence ATGTCTACCGAATACGAAACCATCGAACTCGCCGTTAGCGACGACGGGCGAGCGACCGTCACGCTCGATCGACCCGACTCGCTGAACGCGCTCGACGACCGCATGGCCGAGGAACTACTCGACGCACTCGAGACCCTGCGCGAGGAGTCGGCGCGGGTCCTCGTTCTCCGCGGCCGGGACGGGAACTTCTGCGCCGGCGCGGATATCGGCACGTCGCCCGAGACGACGGCCCCGCACGAACAGACTCGTCGGTTTCGCCGACTACGGCGGCTGTTCGATCGGCTCGAGTCGTTTCCCCTTCCGACGGTCGCAGCGATCGAGGGGTACTGCCTCGGAGGCGGGTGCGAACTCGCCTGTTGCTGTGACACCCGGATCGCAACTGCGGACGCAACGATCGGCGTGCCCGAGATCACGCTCGGCGTCATTCCCGCCTGCGGTGGCACCCAACGGCTCTCGCGACTCGTCGGGCTCTCCCGCGCTCGCGACATGATTCTCCGCGGGAAGCACTACGACGCGGCGACGATGCACTCCTACGGGTTCCTCCACGAAGTCGGTGGCGACCGATCGTTCGAAGTCCTCTTAAAAGACGTCGTCGAGGAGTATCTCGCCAGACCGCCGGTCGCTATCGAATTCGCGAAACGGGTCGTCAACAAAGGATACGAGTCGCCCCTCGATGCTGGTCTCGAGATGGAGGCGCTCGCAACGGGCGTCCTGTTCGGTACCGAGGACGCCGAGGAAGGCCTCGACGCATTCCGTACCAATCGCACTCCGGAATTTAGGGGGGAGTAG
- a CDS encoding 3-hydroxyacyl-CoA dehydrogenase/enoyl-CoA hydratase family protein encodes MSDSLAGRVDAVTVVGAGTMGHGIAQTFATAGYNVTIVDVDDDVLKTALEKIEGSLEKLGEDHDAVLERLETTTSDEEAYGDADLIVEAVPEDIDLKRTVFESIDDHAPERTILATNTSTLPITEIASATDRPNAVVGMHFSNPVQLMEIVEVIRGKATDDDVFEAIQEISTEIEKTPVLVEKDIPGFLINRINLRFWLEAVRQVENGEQDERSIDAAIRRIGLPMGPFEVLDFSGVDVATMAAKSMRDRGVDLHVPDLLEEKTEVDKHGMKTGVGFYSYPTPGEYSRVDIPRERRYDFDPKHLLAPAVNEAAWLLANDVTTKSEIDKAMRIGMNWPRGLLKMADEYGIDRLVETLETLRERSGWDEYEPHPHLEEMVSNDECGRKSSVGFYEWDYEQTTFDTVRYERREYVAWITLDRPEALNALDEPSWEGLNDALEHAANDDEVRATILRGSGRAFCAGDDIAEIQSWESTEDASEMIENVLGPTVETLRNHPKPVIAAVDGVANGGGCELVLLSDLAVASPDSDFALPEAKIGALPPIGLTYGRMSLGKKSIMELALTGDQLTATEAESMGIVNYVVDGDQVADVARELARATTASGPKSVAEMKDFWTTMEDDLLEDWFDNAMGRLVERTQSEEASEGLAAFLEKRDPDWQR; translated from the coding sequence ATGAGCGATTCACTAGCCGGACGCGTAGACGCTGTTACCGTCGTCGGTGCCGGCACGATGGGACACGGTATCGCCCAGACGTTTGCGACGGCCGGGTACAACGTCACGATCGTCGACGTCGACGACGACGTCCTGAAAACGGCTCTCGAGAAAATCGAGGGGAGCCTCGAGAAACTCGGCGAGGATCACGACGCCGTGTTGGAGCGACTCGAAACGACGACATCGGACGAGGAGGCCTACGGCGACGCCGATCTGATCGTCGAAGCGGTCCCCGAAGATATCGACTTGAAACGGACCGTATTCGAGTCGATCGACGACCACGCACCCGAGCGAACGATTTTGGCGACGAACACCAGTACGCTCCCGATCACCGAAATCGCGTCCGCGACGGACCGCCCGAACGCGGTCGTGGGGATGCACTTCTCGAATCCGGTTCAGTTGATGGAAATCGTCGAGGTCATCCGTGGCAAGGCGACCGACGACGACGTGTTCGAGGCGATTCAGGAGATCAGCACAGAGATCGAGAAGACGCCGGTCCTCGTCGAGAAGGACATCCCTGGCTTCCTCATCAATCGGATCAACCTGCGGTTCTGGCTCGAGGCGGTTCGACAGGTCGAGAACGGCGAACAGGACGAGCGTTCGATCGACGCCGCGATCCGACGGATCGGTCTCCCAATGGGTCCGTTCGAGGTCCTCGATTTCAGCGGCGTCGACGTCGCAACGATGGCTGCCAAGTCGATGCGCGACCGCGGCGTCGACCTGCACGTCCCCGACTTGCTCGAGGAGAAAACCGAAGTCGACAAACACGGGATGAAGACCGGAGTCGGCTTCTACTCCTATCCTACCCCGGGCGAGTACTCGCGCGTCGATATCCCGCGGGAACGCCGCTACGACTTCGATCCGAAACACCTCCTGGCACCCGCAGTAAACGAGGCGGCATGGTTACTGGCCAACGACGTGACGACGAAGTCCGAGATCGACAAGGCGATGCGGATCGGGATGAACTGGCCCCGAGGGCTCCTCAAAATGGCGGACGAGTACGGTATCGATCGGTTGGTAGAGACGCTCGAGACGCTCCGCGAACGATCAGGCTGGGATGAGTACGAACCACACCCGCACCTCGAAGAGATGGTTTCGAACGACGAGTGCGGGCGCAAATCGAGTGTCGGCTTCTACGAGTGGGACTACGAGCAAACGACGTTCGACACGGTCCGATACGAGCGACGCGAGTACGTTGCTTGGATCACGCTGGACCGTCCCGAGGCGCTCAACGCGCTCGACGAGCCGAGTTGGGAAGGGTTGAACGATGCCCTCGAGCACGCCGCGAATGACGACGAGGTACGCGCGACGATCCTTCGAGGGTCGGGACGCGCGTTCTGTGCCGGCGACGACATCGCCGAGATCCAGAGTTGGGAGTCGACCGAGGACGCCTCAGAGATGATCGAAAACGTCCTCGGCCCGACGGTAGAGACGCTTCGGAATCATCCGAAACCCGTGATCGCGGCCGTCGACGGCGTCGCGAACGGCGGCGGCTGCGAACTCGTTTTGCTGAGTGATCTCGCGGTCGCCTCTCCGGACAGCGACTTCGCGCTTCCGGAGGCGAAAATCGGTGCGCTTCCGCCGATCGGACTCACCTACGGTCGGATGAGTCTCGGAAAGAAGTCGATCATGGAACTCGCGTTGACGGGCGATCAGCTGACGGCTACCGAGGCCGAATCGATGGGTATCGTCAACTACGTCGTCGACGGCGACCAGGTTGCGGACGTCGCTCGCGAACTCGCCCGCGCAACGACGGCGTCGGGCCCGAAGTCCGTTGCGGAAATGAAAGACTTCTGGACGACCATGGAAGACGATCTGCTCGAGGATTGGTTCGACAACGCGATGGGCCGTCTCGTCGAACGAACGCAATCGGAGGAAGCGAGCGAGGGGCTCGCAGCGTTCCTGGAGAAACGCGATCCGGACTGGCAGCGCTAG
- a CDS encoding acyl-CoA dehydrogenase family protein, which translates to MRSDSDFDDFREAALEYLWTEIEPDAEAWDRTGTLPRSELWDEFLDLGFLTCRVPEEYGGLDLSTREYVQLEKEWAKVSGGLRVILHVHTVGAELVAQAGTDAQRDRWLSEIVEDGASFAFALTEPHAGSGTDIETEARAAGDDYVINGAKHHITNADFAEYFTVVTRTPSGFAIFVVPRDADGLTIREMPETMGSHGSEHRYLQFDDVHVPGRNLLGNDESGGLAAAVDHLRVSRIYVAANALGISERCLEEAVSWSKKRVTFGKPIGERQAVQRYLAEMARDVYALRLMVADAAETVDERGNAGIEADLCKLLATEANRRVTDNALLVFGGIGYYREVPIQRFYRDARLNWLEEGTPSIQQITAAKSLLNGEYPYELDEWATRRYDPGPFEYDPTNGDEYELSYE; encoded by the coding sequence ATGCGGAGTGATAGCGACTTCGACGACTTCCGCGAAGCGGCGCTCGAGTACCTCTGGACCGAGATCGAACCGGACGCGGAAGCGTGGGATCGAACCGGTACTCTCCCCCGGAGCGAATTGTGGGACGAATTTCTCGATCTTGGCTTTCTCACGTGCCGCGTGCCGGAAGAATACGGTGGCCTCGATCTATCGACCCGAGAATACGTGCAACTGGAAAAAGAGTGGGCGAAGGTCTCAGGGGGATTACGAGTCATCTTGCACGTCCACACCGTCGGTGCGGAACTGGTCGCGCAGGCGGGAACGGACGCCCAGCGAGATCGCTGGCTCTCCGAAATCGTCGAGGACGGGGCGTCGTTCGCGTTCGCACTGACCGAACCGCACGCCGGCAGCGGAACCGATATCGAGACCGAGGCTCGAGCGGCCGGCGACGACTACGTCATCAACGGGGCGAAACACCACATTACGAACGCGGACTTCGCGGAGTACTTCACCGTCGTCACGCGGACCCCGTCCGGATTCGCTATCTTCGTCGTCCCCCGCGATGCCGACGGACTGACCATTCGCGAGATGCCGGAAACGATGGGGAGTCACGGGTCGGAACACCGGTATCTACAGTTCGACGACGTTCACGTCCCCGGAAGGAACCTGCTCGGGAACGACGAAAGCGGGGGTCTCGCCGCCGCCGTCGATCACCTCCGAGTGAGCCGAATCTACGTCGCCGCGAACGCGCTCGGTATCTCCGAGCGGTGCCTGGAGGAGGCGGTCTCCTGGAGCAAGAAACGCGTCACGTTCGGCAAACCGATCGGCGAGCGCCAGGCCGTCCAGCGGTATCTTGCGGAGATGGCCCGCGACGTGTACGCGCTACGGCTGATGGTCGCGGACGCCGCCGAAACCGTCGACGAACGAGGGAATGCTGGTATCGAAGCGGATCTCTGTAAGCTGCTGGCTACTGAGGCGAACAGGCGAGTCACCGACAACGCACTGTTGGTCTTCGGCGGTATCGGATACTACCGGGAAGTGCCGATTCAGCGATTCTACCGTGACGCGCGTCTCAACTGGCTCGAGGAGGGAACGCCGTCCATCCAACAGATCACCGCAGCGAAGAGCCTGCTCAACGGCGAGTATCCCTACGAACTCGACGAATGGGCGACACGACGGTACGACCCCGGGCCGTTCGAATACGATCCGACGAACGGAGACGAGTACGAACTCTCTTACGAGTAG
- a CDS encoding phosphotransferase family protein, with translation MAENESYLDRLVDEDALTAYLEREFGDARGVTVHYHDEGHSNETLFIEWGEQELVMRRPPAGETAETAHDVLREYRVIDALADTNVPVPTPVVACDDTSVIGGEFYLMERLEGDVVRDREPARFATPEQRRLVGETLIDTLAEIHSLDYESLGLENLGRPEGYTERQVERWGKQFEWAYETTESEREVPHIDELGTWLEANVPEDYEHTLVHGDYKLDNVMLAPGTPPEINAVLDWEMGTLGDPSADIGWMLCYWDRDPLIEDLMPTFIDREGYPTKEELIDRYEERSGLEFTNRRFYVALGLYMLIAVCEMFYARYLSGNSNDDLYPKMGAVVPEISRRAKEIIDGERDI, from the coding sequence ATGGCCGAAAACGAAAGTTATCTCGACCGTCTCGTCGACGAGGACGCGTTAACGGCGTATCTCGAGCGTGAATTCGGCGACGCTCGAGGAGTCACCGTTCACTACCACGACGAGGGACACTCGAACGAGACGCTGTTCATCGAGTGGGGGGAGCAAGAACTGGTTATGCGCCGTCCGCCGGCCGGTGAGACCGCCGAAACGGCTCACGACGTTCTCCGGGAGTACAGGGTCATCGACGCGCTCGCGGACACGAACGTTCCGGTGCCGACGCCGGTGGTGGCCTGTGACGACACCTCGGTGATCGGCGGCGAGTTCTATCTGATGGAACGCCTCGAAGGTGACGTCGTTCGCGACCGCGAACCCGCCCGGTTCGCGACGCCCGAGCAGCGCCGCCTCGTGGGCGAAACGTTGATCGACACGCTCGCCGAGATTCACTCGCTCGATTACGAATCGCTCGGGCTGGAAAATCTGGGACGGCCGGAGGGATATACGGAGCGACAGGTCGAGCGGTGGGGAAAGCAATTCGAGTGGGCGTACGAGACGACGGAAAGCGAACGCGAAGTCCCGCACATCGACGAACTCGGAACGTGGCTCGAGGCGAACGTTCCCGAGGACTACGAGCACACGCTCGTCCACGGCGACTACAAACTCGACAACGTCATGCTCGCGCCCGGCACTCCGCCGGAAATCAACGCCGTGTTAGATTGGGAGATGGGGACGCTCGGCGATCCGTCGGCCGACATCGGCTGGATGCTCTGCTATTGGGACCGTGACCCGCTCATCGAGGACCTCATGCCGACGTTTATCGATCGAGAGGGGTATCCGACCAAGGAGGAACTCATCGATCGGTACGAAGAACGCTCCGGTCTCGAGTTCACGAACCGACGGTTCTACGTCGCACTTGGGCTCTACATGCTCATCGCGGTCTGTGAGATGTTCTACGCCCGGTATCTCAGCGGAAACAGCAACGACGACCTCTACCCGAAGATGGGGGCGGTAGTCCCCGAAATCAGTCGGCGGGCGAAAGAGATCATCGACGGCGAACGAGACATTTGA
- a CDS encoding CaiB/BaiF CoA transferase family protein encodes MNLEDYTVLDLTWLLPGPYGTMLLADMGAEVIKIEEPTRGDYARWLEPEVEPTDSGALFHSVNRNKKSVTLDLKSDAGRETFFELVADADAVFEQFRPGVVDRLGIGYDDLREVNEEIVYCSLSGYGQDGPYSDRVGHDINYVGLAGLLGETVSKDGTFPAVPAYQIGDKVGGMFSAFMIVSALLDREAGNGGQYLDVSMTDVVASLGTGQSWRAFRSEELPESERSPAAMEAPCYHVYETKDGKYVTIAPREEKFWAQLLEELDREDLAEYQFATGEDAAYAREELQSEFDKRTREEWEEYLSEETMFAPVNEFDEVFEHPQLRARDMLGEMEVGDGEAFSYVGFPAKSSSEIEDMRSPAPEFGEHTDEVLSRVVSEERLKELEENDVI; translated from the coding sequence ATGAACCTCGAGGACTACACCGTCCTCGACCTAACGTGGTTGCTGCCGGGGCCCTACGGGACGATGCTGCTGGCCGATATGGGTGCCGAAGTCATCAAAATTGAGGAACCGACTCGCGGCGATTACGCCCGCTGGCTCGAGCCAGAAGTCGAACCGACGGATTCGGGCGCGCTGTTCCACTCGGTCAATCGAAACAAAAAGAGCGTCACGCTCGATCTCAAGAGCGACGCGGGCCGGGAGACGTTCTTCGAACTGGTCGCCGACGCGGACGCCGTCTTCGAGCAGTTCCGACCCGGCGTCGTCGACCGCCTCGGCATCGGCTACGACGACCTCCGCGAGGTGAACGAAGAGATCGTCTACTGCTCGCTGTCCGGCTACGGACAGGACGGGCCCTACAGCGACCGCGTCGGCCACGATATCAACTACGTCGGACTGGCCGGCCTCCTCGGTGAGACCGTTTCGAAAGACGGGACGTTCCCGGCCGTCCCCGCCTACCAAATCGGAGACAAGGTCGGCGGCATGTTCAGCGCGTTCATGATCGTCTCGGCGTTGCTCGACCGCGAGGCGGGTAACGGCGGCCAATACCTCGACGTCTCGATGACGGACGTCGTCGCGTCGCTCGGAACGGGCCAGAGCTGGCGGGCGTTCAGGAGCGAGGAACTGCCCGAATCGGAGCGCTCGCCGGCGGCGATGGAAGCGCCGTGTTACCACGTTTACGAGACGAAAGACGGCAAGTACGTGACGATCGCCCCCCGCGAGGAGAAGTTCTGGGCGCAACTCCTCGAGGAACTGGATCGCGAGGATTTGGCTGAGTACCAGTTCGCGACCGGCGAGGACGCGGCGTACGCTCGCGAGGAACTCCAGTCGGAGTTCGATAAGCGAACGCGCGAGGAGTGGGAGGAGTACCTGTCCGAAGAGACGATGTTCGCCCCGGTCAACGAATTCGACGAAGTGTTCGAACACCCGCAACTCCGGGCACGGGATATGCTCGGGGAGATGGAGGTTGGTGACGGCGAGGCGTTCTCGTACGTTGGCTTCCCGGCGAAGTCCTCGAGCGAAATCGAGGATATGCGGTCACCAGCGCCCGAGTTCGGTGAACACACGGACGAGGTTCTCTCTCGAGTCGTCTCCGAAGAGCGATTGAAGGAACTCGAGGAGAACGACGTCATCTGA
- a CDS encoding acyl-CoA dehydrogenase family protein, giving the protein MEYQDSERSRELAGRARDFVDDVVIPRERELPGGTAVPDDVIAELREEAKSRDLYAPQIGEEYGGMGVDFRDVLPLFEEAGRSLLAPPAMRVDAPDEGNMHTLEMAGTEDQKDRWLRPLLEGELTSAFSMTEPRQGGGADPKMIGTTAEKDGDEWVIDGHKWWITNGGEADFYITLARTDQEKHPYEGCSLIVVPEDTPGLDVERDIPHLGDDVVSHVHSEIRYDDVRVPEENLLGEEGEGFTIAQKRLGPARLTHCMRYSGMAARALEVAKAYTSDREGFGDPIADKQGVRFEIAEAETNLHAARTMVRHAADEISRGNQARVEVSMCKFFTANVTENAINTALQFCGASGIGKDLPIADFYENVRQFRIVDGPDEVHKRVIARNAYENVDMDELDPLPTF; this is encoded by the coding sequence ATGGAGTACCAAGACTCCGAGCGATCGAGAGAATTAGCCGGGCGAGCCCGAGATTTCGTCGACGATGTCGTGATACCGCGAGAGCGCGAACTACCGGGAGGAACTGCGGTCCCCGACGACGTTATCGCCGAGCTTCGCGAAGAAGCGAAATCTCGAGACCTGTATGCGCCACAGATCGGCGAAGAGTACGGAGGGATGGGCGTCGACTTCCGAGACGTGCTTCCGCTGTTCGAAGAAGCCGGTCGAAGTCTGCTCGCCCCGCCTGCAATGCGCGTCGATGCGCCCGACGAAGGAAACATGCATACCCTCGAGATGGCGGGCACGGAAGACCAGAAAGACCGGTGGCTTCGGCCGCTTCTCGAGGGGGAGCTCACGTCTGCGTTTTCGATGACCGAACCCAGACAGGGTGGCGGTGCGGATCCGAAGATGATCGGGACGACCGCCGAGAAAGACGGCGACGAGTGGGTCATCGACGGTCACAAGTGGTGGATCACGAACGGGGGCGAAGCCGACTTCTACATCACGCTCGCACGAACTGACCAGGAGAAGCATCCCTACGAAGGCTGTTCGCTCATCGTCGTCCCCGAAGACACGCCCGGACTGGACGTCGAACGCGATATCCCACACCTTGGAGACGACGTCGTGTCCCACGTTCACTCGGAAATCCGCTACGACGACGTCCGCGTCCCCGAAGAGAACCTACTGGGCGAAGAAGGAGAAGGGTTCACCATTGCACAGAAACGCCTCGGACCGGCGCGACTCACGCACTGCATGCGCTACTCCGGGATGGCCGCTCGAGCGCTCGAGGTCGCGAAGGCGTACACGAGCGACCGCGAAGGGTTCGGCGATCCGATCGCCGATAAACAAGGGGTCCGGTTCGAGATTGCGGAGGCTGAGACTAACTTGCACGCTGCGCGGACGATGGTTCGTCACGCGGCAGATGAAATCTCCCGTGGGAACCAGGCACGCGTCGAGGTGTCGATGTGCAAGTTCTTCACCGCGAACGTCACGGAAAACGCGATCAACACCGCACTTCAGTTCTGTGGAGCTAGTGGCATCGGCAAAGATTTGCCGATCGCTGACTTCTACGAGAACGTTCGACAGTTCCGTATCGTCGACGGTCCAGACGAGGTTCACAAGCGGGTGATCGCTCGTAACGCGTACGAAAACGTCGATATGGATGAATTAGATCCGTTGCCGACGTTCTGA
- a CDS encoding universal stress protein — MYQNVLVPVNGTEISETAIPHALELAEKHDAVIHALCAYNREGGYGSLSIESAQRQEEDLQDRAQEIATAVADRAEDEGIEAVSAVSSGDPADSILDYIDEKDIDIVAIGARKRSPTGKLLFGSVTQTVLLHANIPVVVTGSTE; from the coding sequence ATGTATCAGAACGTACTCGTCCCGGTAAACGGGACCGAGATTTCGGAAACGGCGATTCCACACGCGTTGGAACTGGCAGAAAAACACGACGCGGTCATCCACGCACTTTGTGCGTACAATCGCGAGGGTGGGTACGGGTCGCTATCGATCGAATCCGCCCAGCGTCAAGAGGAGGACCTACAGGACCGTGCCCAAGAGATCGCAACGGCGGTCGCTGATCGCGCCGAGGACGAAGGAATCGAAGCTGTCAGTGCGGTGAGCAGCGGTGACCCGGCCGATTCGATACTCGACTATATCGACGAGAAGGACATCGACATCGTCGCAATCGGTGCTCGAAAGCGGTCACCAACCGGCAAATTGTTGTTCGGTAGTGTGACTCAGACCGTGCTTCTTCACGCGAATATTCCAGTCGTCGTGACCGGTTCAACGGAGTGA
- a CDS encoding sodium:solute symporter family protein, which translates to MLNPLQVTPEVSSGPEAVTMLVLYFILVTAIGVYFFRKSRESTGDFWIAGGNIPLYVQVFAYFAVTASAGSFFGFGGFAYDFGAAFSSMVVIAVCAGGLMMMVTIAAPMRRSGVYTVPDYMKKRYQSTSVRLLAGILFAVASWAYLVPQLTAAGITMEFVLPDLGYELGLFVSVVIFALYVSLGGMWAVTWTDFIQGIMMFILTLLPLPIIFADMGVGGTLSGAMANDPAFASNSAPYLMILGVGFSWIFAYLGLPQFGQRVLSSSDAKTARRGFMWMNLLYISAFVLSAFFVAGAAMALEPDLATADHFYYAVLEEYTGPIVQGIGAAGLLAAVMSSTDALLVALSASVSHDIPESLDMGLTEKQETRFGTVVIWVGALAAAYVAISPPGIIGVMTTIIAGFAASGLFPALAIGTWWKRANAPGAIAAMLVGGISYVVLFLGGFMPVEQSEVLVTVPLGVITFIVVTLATRRPTGEELQGFIQFHRTDDTPTTVVSDD; encoded by the coding sequence ATGCTCAACCCACTGCAAGTCACACCGGAAGTTTCGAGCGGACCGGAAGCGGTCACGATGCTCGTCCTGTACTTCATTCTGGTCACCGCGATAGGAGTGTACTTCTTCCGGAAATCGCGCGAGAGCACCGGTGATTTCTGGATCGCAGGCGGGAACATCCCGCTTTACGTCCAGGTCTTCGCGTACTTCGCGGTCACGGCGAGCGCCGGTTCGTTCTTCGGATTCGGTGGCTTCGCTTACGACTTCGGGGCAGCGTTCTCCTCGATGGTCGTGATCGCCGTCTGTGCAGGCGGATTGATGATGATGGTCACGATCGCTGCACCGATGCGACGAAGCGGCGTTTACACCGTACCGGATTACATGAAAAAACGATACCAGAGTACGAGCGTTCGGTTACTCGCTGGTATTCTCTTCGCCGTGGCGTCCTGGGCGTATCTCGTGCCCCAGCTGACCGCAGCGGGGATTACGATGGAGTTCGTTTTGCCCGATCTCGGCTACGAACTGGGGCTGTTCGTCAGCGTGGTCATCTTCGCACTGTACGTTTCACTGGGCGGGATGTGGGCGGTCACCTGGACCGACTTCATTCAGGGGATAATGATGTTCATCCTCACCCTACTCCCGCTCCCCATCATCTTCGCTGACATGGGCGTCGGCGGAACGCTGAGCGGTGCGATGGCGAACGATCCGGCCTTCGCGAGTAATTCCGCACCCTACCTCATGATATTGGGTGTCGGCTTCTCGTGGATTTTCGCGTACCTCGGTCTGCCGCAGTTCGGACAGCGAGTGCTCTCGAGTTCCGATGCGAAGACTGCCCGCCGAGGCTTCATGTGGATGAACTTGCTCTACATTAGCGCGTTCGTGCTATCCGCGTTCTTCGTCGCGGGTGCCGCGATGGCGCTCGAGCCGGACCTCGCGACCGCTGATCACTTCTACTACGCCGTTCTGGAAGAGTACACCGGACCGATCGTTCAAGGGATTGGTGCGGCCGGTTTGCTGGCCGCAGTGATGTCCTCGACGGACGCGCTGCTCGTCGCGCTCAGCGCGAGCGTCTCACACGACATCCCCGAGTCACTGGACATGGGACTAACGGAGAAACAAGAGACGCGGTTCGGAACGGTCGTGATCTGGGTCGGTGCGCTCGCGGCCGCGTACGTCGCGATTTCGCCGCCGGGAATCATCGGCGTTATGACCACGATCATCGCCGGCTTCGCGGCCTCCGGGTTGTTCCCCGCGTTAGCGATCGGTACGTGGTGGAAGCGCGCCAACGCACCGGGTGCAATTGCGGCGATGCTCGTTGGAGGAATCTCGTACGTGGTCTTGTTCCTTGGTGGATTCATGCCCGTCGAACAGTCGGAAGTCCTCGTGACGGTTCCACTCGGCGTGATTACGTTTATCGTGGTCACGTTGGCGACGCGCCGGCCAACCGGCGAAGAACTGCAGGGCTTCATCCAATTCCACCGTACCGACGACACGCCGACGACGGTCGTCTCTGACGACTGA